In the genome of Acidobacteriota bacterium, the window GGGTTGCGGTAGTACAGACCGACGGTGCGGTTGGTGGGATCGAAGTACTCCTTCGCCACCCGCTGCACGTCCTCGGCGCTCACCGCCAGGGTCTTGTCCGCCCAATAGTTGATGTACTCCCAATCCCCCAGGCCGTCGTAGATGATCAGCTGCAGGAGCAGGAAGAAAGGATTCTCCAGGCGCCGGAAGGCGTCGGCGGCGATGCGGTTCTTGACCTTCTGCAGCTCGCGCTCCGGAATCGGTTCCTCCGCCAGCCGGCGCAGCTCCTGGTACCAGGCCTGCTCCAGCTGTTCCGGGGTCGCGTCGCCCTTGGTCTCTGCCGTGACGCCGAAGCGGCCGGCGTATTTGCGGCTGTCCTGGTAGGAGCTGGCGGAAGTGGCGATTTCCTGGTCCAGCACCAACGATTTGTATAGACGGCCGGTGGGGCCGTTGAGCAGGCCGGAGAGCACGTCCAGGACGTAGGAGTCGCGGTGTCGGAAGGGCACGGTGTGGTAGGCGACCTGAATCTGCGGCTGGCAGTCGCACTCTGCCACCATGCGCTTCTCCGCCCGCTGCTCAATCTCCATGGTCACCACGTCCGGCGCCGGCTCTTCGCGGGTGGGTAGACGCCCGAAGTAGCGCTGCGCCATCTCCTTCACCTGGTCGACGTCGAAGTCGCCCACCAGTACGGCGGTGAGGTTGTTGGCGGCGTAGTAGGTGTCGTAGTACTCCTTGGCCTGGGCCATGGTGTAGACCTCGAGGTCCGACGGCCATCCCACCACCGGCCAGCCGTAGGGGTGGCTCTGCCAGAACATGGCGTCGAAGAGCTCGTCGAACTCCCCGGTGGGAGTGGACTCGGTGCGCAGCCGGCGCTCCTCGTAGACCACGTCCCGCTCGGTGTAGAACTCCCGGAAGACCGGCTCGAGGAGGCGATCCGATTCGAGCCAGAACCACAGCTCCGCCTTGTTCGCCGGCAGGGTGATGAAGTACCCGGTGAGGTCGTAGCTGGTGAAGGCATTGAGGCCGGTGGCGCCGTTCTCGGTGTAGATGCGGTCGAACTCGTTCTTGACCATCAGCTCCCGCTGCTCGGCCATCAGCTCGTCGAAGCGCGCCTGGAGCTCCTTGAGCCTGTCGGTGCGGTCCTCGTCGGCGAAGGGGTCCTCGATCTCGCCGAGTCGCGCGCGCTCCCGCTGCAGCCGGTACTCGGCGCGAATCTGATGCTGGATCTCCTCCAGCTCGTCCATGATCTCCAGATCGCGGTTGATGTCCGTGGTTCCGAGGGTCTCGGAGCCCTTGAACATCATGTGCTCGAAGAAATGGCTGATGCCGGTGATCCCCGGCCGCTCGTTGGCGGAGCCCACGTGGGCTACCCAGCCGGCCCGCACGGTGGTGAGCTCCGGCTGCCGGACGAGTAAGAAGTTCATGCCGTTGTCGAGCTCGAAAGTCTGCACCGGCACCTGCGCCTGGGAGTCGAAGGAGGTTTCCTCCGCACCGGTCGTCGCGACCGGAGCGAGGGCTGCGAGCAGCACTCCCAAGACCGTCAGCGCAGACGCCAAACGGTTGAGTCGATGGTTGTTCATGCGTTTCCCTGCCAGTTGTGTTCAGTAAACGCCCCGGGCCACTGACTCGCCGCCACTTCCCGAAGCACCAGTTCGTGAGATTACCACCCTGACGCCGTACGTCCTACAAGCGTCGTAGGCCTGAAGCCCACGAAAGCTTGGGGTGAACTTCTTGATACGGGGCGGGTGGGGGTTGGGTTGCATCCTCCTCCCGTCGCCCCTCGAATCCAATCCCGGGTGGGCCGTGGTTCGCTACCCACCCGGGATGGGAGCCTTAGCTCTACAACCCCACCTCAAACCCCACATAAACACTCCGCCCCGGCTCCGGCACGGGGGCGCCGGTGAAGGGGTTCAAGGTGTTGAGGTGGGTGGTGTAGGCCTCGTCGAAGAGGTTTTCGATGCCGCCGCGGAGCGACAGGCGGTCGGTGAGGGGGCCGCCGAGGCGCAGGTCGACGGTGGTGTAGCCGTCGGTGGGGCGCTCCAGGCGGGAGGTGGCGACGCGGTCTTGGTCATCGACCCAGCGGGTCTCCAGGCTGGTCCACCAATTTGCAAGCCGGGTCGAGGCGGTCACGCCGCCGAGGTCGAGGCGCAGGCCGGCCTGGGCGCTCAGCGGGAGTTGGCCGAAGGCGGGCTCGTCGAAGGTGCGATCCTCGCCGCGGACTAGCTCGGCGGCGGTCCACCAGGAGGCGTGCTGCCCCAGCTGGTGGCGCCAGCGGATCTCGCCGCCGTAGAACACCGCCCGATCGCCGTTGATGTAGCGGTAGACCAGCTGCGGGGAGAGGGGCAGGCGGCGGGGTAGGTTCGGGTCCGGCTGGACGGTGATGTAGTCGTCCATGCTGCGATAGAAGAGGGCGATCTCGAAGCTGCCGCTGGGGCTCGCCGTCTGGGCGCCCAGGTCCACCTGCAGGCTGCTCTCCGGTTCCAGCCGGGGATTGCCGACGAATTCGGAGCCGATCTGGAAGCGGCTGGAGGGGAAGCGGTCGGCGTAGAGCTCCAACGAGTTGGGTACCCGGGTGGCGCGGCCGATGCCGGCGGTGATCAACCAACGCTCGCCGAGGCGCCGCTCGGCGCTGACGGCGGCGCTCCAGCTGGTGTCGTCCCAGCTGGGATCTTCGCTACCGAGACCGTTGGCGGTGCGGTAGAACTCGGAGAGCTCTTTCGCGTCGTAGCTCGCGTCGTCGACGCGCACCGTCGCTCCCAGCTGCCAGGAACCGCGGTGGAGCACTCCCTGGCCGTAGGCGCCGAGGGCTCGCCCCTCCGAGTCCGGCCAGGCGCGATCCTCGAAGAGCAGCTGGTCCGTGTCCCGGCGGAAGATGCGCCGGGTGGCGGTTTGCTCCACGACGTGGCCGTCGGCTCCTACTCGCCAGCTCCAATCTCCGGTGCCCAGGACGGTGAAGAGCCGAGCCCCGGCGGTGTTGGACTCGGTAGGCAGGTCGACCCGCAGCGCGAAGGGCGGGATG includes:
- a CDS encoding TonB-dependent receptor; translation: MAGAEVVLSTAGEHELARGRTSRQGIWRIPASPGLQEAEGSASGWILTVRHKGFASAEVALGSSNDRETLRVELELATVSRRIVVTSTLPEMASEVALDSAMLTDQASFDLATSLRGQPGLDAFRRGPVNLDPTVRGLQETQVAMLVDGTRTFAAGPGRMDSEISHAAPHSVDEVVVVKGPYALTWGAGALSAVDVRTHSLGLPGNGAWTLRGGADYRSNVDAQSGHLSFAKAGAGSGFQLLGEYRTGGDYESGDGEEVPGDYESSNLRWSWDWKPGDPWLVKYSGGYQAQDDIDYPGRVLDATYFRTRSHDVKLTYASGAAVQEVFGQVYVNRKDHRMNNDEKPSAQPVPGRIPPFALRVDLPTESNTAGARLFTVLGTGDWSWRVGADGHVVEQTATRRIFRRDTDQLLFEDRAWPDSEGRALGAYGQGVLHRGSWQLGATVRVDDASYDAKELSEFYRTANGLGSEDPSWDDTSWSAAVSAERRLGERWLITAGIGRATRVPNSLELYADRFPSSRFQIGSEFVGNPRLEPESSLQVDLGAQTASPSGSFEIALFYRSMDDYITVQPDPNLPRRLPLSPQLVYRYINGDRAVFYGGEIRWRHQLGQHASWWTAAELVRGEDRTFDEPAFGQLPLSAQAGLRLDLGGVTASTRLANWWTSLETRWVDDQDRVATSRLERPTDGYTTVDLRLGGPLTDRLSLRGGIENLFDEAYTTHLNTLNPFTGAPVPEPGRSVYVGFEVGL
- a CDS encoding pitrilysin family protein, encoding MNNHRLNRLASALTVLGVLLAALAPVATTGAEETSFDSQAQVPVQTFELDNGMNFLLVRQPELTTVRAGWVAHVGSANERPGITGISHFFEHMMFKGSETLGTTDINRDLEIMDELEEIQHQIRAEYRLQRERARLGEIEDPFADEDRTDRLKELQARFDELMAEQRELMVKNEFDRIYTENGATGLNAFTSYDLTGYFITLPANKAELWFWLESDRLLEPVFREFYTERDVVYEERRLRTESTPTGEFDELFDAMFWQSHPYGWPVVGWPSDLEVYTMAQAKEYYDTYYAANNLTAVLVGDFDVDQVKEMAQRYFGRLPTREEPAPDVVTMEIEQRAEKRMVAECDCQPQIQVAYHTVPFRHRDSYVLDVLSGLLNGPTGRLYKSLVLDQEIATSASSYQDSRKYAGRFGVTAETKGDATPEQLEQAWYQELRRLAEEPIPERELQKVKNRIAADAFRRLENPFFLLLQLIIYDGLGDWEYINYWADKTLAVSAEDVQRVAKEYFDPTNRTVGLYYRNPETEAQEVPPELEGLEPQMRTMIQAQLKQIQAAEDPAMLESLLNQLAAQSSQMPPEMQPVVPLLERALRERIDELRAAETGDETAEGGES